The Cucumis melo cultivar AY chromosome 6, USDA_Cmelo_AY_1.0, whole genome shotgun sequence genome includes a region encoding these proteins:
- the LOC103491716 gene encoding protein SIEVE ELEMENT OCCLUSION B: MDCGNKFSLASRHQLAKGNKFLSAISDDNVMMKQILATHDPDDRDVDTRSLLRLVENILKRATLAADATGSYEQLESMEETGTNQAGLTTMLEALSYTIDRISSEISYKALEGIDPHATTLAIFNMLASYEWGAKLVLTLAAFALNYGEFWLLAQIYSQNQLAKAMAILKQLPGIFEHSVALKPKFDALKDLVAAILNVTWCVIDLKELPSAYISQEVPAMSTAVAHIPTAVYWTIRSIVSCATQITSLTSMGYELALSTSTDSWELSTLAHKLKNICDHLKKKLVLCHQYIEEKKDTESFQMLVNLFGMTHLDNMKVLKALIYPKDDLQPLVDGSTGQRVNLDVLKRKNVLLLISDLNISHDELSILDQLYNESRAQGMRVESQFEVVWIPIVDHSIKWNDSMQKRFEYLLSIMPWHIVHHPTLISKAVTRFIGEVWQFRNRPILVVLDPQGKVVSPNAIHMMWIWGSLAFPFTSVKEEVLWKEETWRLELLVDGIDPAVLNWIKEERYIFLYGGDDIEWIRKFTTTAKTVAQAARIPLEMVYVGKSSKRERVKKIITTITTEKLGYCWQDLTMIWFFWTRIESMLYSKIQLGKADDCDPLMQEIKKLLSYDKEGGWAVLSKGSNVILNGHSTTVLPTLGSFDSWKQEAADKGFDIAFKNHHDELQGITHPCCRFEFPHTSGRIPENFKCPECDRQMEKLTTFLCCHDENSNE; this comes from the exons ATGGACTGTGGTAATAAGTTCTCGCTCGCCTCTCGACATCAATTGGCCAAGGGTAACAAGTTCTTGTCCGCCATTTCTGACGACAATGTGATGATGAAGCAAATACTAGCCACCCACGATCCCGATGATCGAGATGTTGACACAAGATCGCTTCTACGCCTGGTTGAAAACATTCTGAAACGTGCCACCTTAGCGGCTGATGCCACG GGCTCATATGAACAACTAGAGAGTATGGAGGAAACAGGCACCAATCAAGCGGGCCTCACTACCATGTTGGAAGCTTTGTCCTACACAATTGATAGGATTTCTAGTGAG ATATCATACAAGGCTCTGGAGGGGATAGATCCACATGCAACAACATTGGCAATCTTTAATATGTTGGCAAGCTACGAGTGGGGTGCTAAGCTGGTGCTGACATTAGCAGCTTTTGCTTTGAACTACGGGGAATTCTGGCTTCTTGCCCAGATTTACTCACAAAACCAACTTGCCAAAGCAATGGCAATTTTGAAGCAACTTCCAGGAATCTTTGAGCACTCAGTTGCATTAAAGCCAAAGTTCGATGCGCTAAAAGACCTTGTGGCAGCTATACTGAATGTAACTTGGTGCGTTATTGACTTGAAGGAACTTCCATCAGCATATATCTCACAAGAGGTTCCAGCAATGTCCACAGCAGTGGCCCATATCCCAACTGCAGTCTACTGGACCATTAGGAGTATTGTTTCCTGTGCAACTCAAATTACTAGTTTAACTAGCATGGGATATGA GCTAGCTTTATCAACCAGTACTGACTCATGGGAACTATCAACACTTGCTCACAAACTTAAAAACATATGTGACCATCTCAAAAAGAAGCTGGTACTCTGCCACCAATATATCG aggaaaagaaagacaCTGAATCATTTCAAATGCTCGTTAATCTTTTTGGAATGACCCACCTGGATAACATGAAGGTTCTCAAGGctttgatttatcctaaagatGATCTACAGCCTCTAGTTGATGGTTCTACAGGGCAAAGG GTTAATCTTGATGTGCTAAAAAGGAAGAATGTCCTACTGCTCATCTCAGACTTGAATATCTCCCATGATGAGCTTTCAATTCTAGATCAGCTTTACAATGAGTCAAGGGCTCAAGGAATGCGGGTTGAGAGCCAATTTGAGGTAGTCTGGATCCCAATTGTGGACCATTCTATCAAGTGGAATGATTCGATGCAAAAGAGGTTTGAGTATCTCTTGTCAATAATGCCATGGCACATAGTCCACCATCCTACATTGATCTCCAAGGCAGTTACCAGATTCATTGGGGAAGTATGGCAATTCAGAAACAGGCCCATCCTAGTGGTGTTAGACCCTCAAGGTAAAGTTGTAAGCCCGAATGCAATCCACATGATGTGGATCTGGGGAAGCCTTGCCTTTCCATTCACCAGCGTGAAAGAGGAAGTTCTCTGGAAGGAAGAGACCTGGCGGCTCGAGCTGCTTGTCGACGGCATTGATCCCGCAGTTCTAAACTGG ATTAAGGAAGAGAGATACATCTTCTTATATGGAGGGGACGACATAGAATGGATAAGAAAGTTCACAACGACAGCGAAGACTGTAGCACAAGCAGCACGCATACCCTTAGAAATGGTGTACGTGGGAAAAAGCAGCAAAAGAGAACGCGTCAAAAAAATCATTACAACAATCACAACAGAAAAACTTGGGTATTGCTGGCAAGATCTTACAATGATTTGGTTCTTCTGGACTAGAATCGAGAGCATGCTTTACTCTAAGATCCAATTAGGAAAAGCCGACGATTGCGATCCTCTGATGCAAGAAATAAAAAAACTCCTCAGCTACGACAAAGAAGGAGGATGGGCAGTTCTGAGCAAAGGATCAAACGTGATCCTGAATGGCCACAGCACCACCGTGTTGCCCACCCTGGGGAGTTTCGATTCATGGAAACAAGAGGCTGCCGATAAGGGTTTCGACATAGCTTTCAAGAATCACCACGACGAACTTCAAGGCATTACTCATCCTTGTTGCCGGTTCGAATTTCCACACACCAGTGGGAGAATTCCGGAAAATTTCAAGTGCCCTGAATGCGATCGGCAAATGGAGAAACTCACCACATTCCTCTGCTGCCATGACGAAAATTCAAACGAGTGA